DNA from Brassica napus cultivar Da-Ae chromosome C4, Da-Ae, whole genome shotgun sequence:
TCATTAGGCGTTAGTCCAATCTCTCTCAGGGGCATCCAGATATCATGATCatcaaataaaaatgtaaatgttGCCACTAAAACTCAGTATCAAATATGATTGTTAGCTTCCCATGATTCCTAAGTCCGAAACCCACTCATGTTGGCATCCATGTGATTGCAGGGGAATAAAGAAAAAGCCCAACtatgtttcttattatatatttatattttgttattagtGGACCTTCCAATACCAAAGGCCATTGTTTAAAGGAAAGGTTCGTTTAACAAAAAAGTGAGAGTGGAGGCTTCATGATTCTTTCCAACATATCATATAGTCTtgttaattttacattttatttatagaagacATGTTATTACAGCTAAGTGAAAAGGCATGGAATATATTACTTTCCTTGAACCTTCATTCATACTCTTGTTGAAATTTCTTTTTatcatgtttatatattatactatGAACCTGGGTTCACAGTAAAAAGGCATTTTTAGTCTTCATCTAAGTAATCATAGTAATGCTAGTGCAACACAATTGAATATTTGACAACATTaacttttgtctttttctttctaTAATGCCTTTAgtcaaaacaaacttttgtTCTTGAGAATTTTAGTGTGTCTACTAGTCACCAGATATGGAATTAAATGaagaaagaaattaaaaaccaaTGCTTTAACAATGTGTCGTTACATGGAATCGTCGGTTAAGCTACAATTCTCGCTCCGGAATCGGAAGCGAAAACAGAAGCGTCTGGAATCGTCCGGAATCGTCCAGAATCGTGATTCCTAAAAAGCAGAGTTTGGAATCGATGTGGAAACGCACGATTCAAAGTTGGAATCGTGTTGTTTATAGATCGGGAACGCTTATTTCATCGCCGATGGTTTTACAGTGAAAAAGACGAAGaagtctttttgttttgttttgttcccGTAAGCTTTCTATAACTTGGCccaaattgtttttaaattataagcCCACTTTGATATAATAAATACATTGACTTGataatatgaagattatgttttttttttgttaaaaatacaataagCTCAAACGtacaaccaaaagaaaatttcaaattgaTCAACCTAAGTTACTTATCTATAGTTTTATCTTTGTCAAATTACTTGTTCAGATTCAGTTATACTATATATTGAATCCATGGGAAGTTTACATAGTTAAAGaaagcaaaataaatattataatttttaaaagaatttttagTCTAGATAGTCTTTTTAGCATTTTGTTCCAtgatatataaatgttaatatatattttttggcgacactatatatatataaatatatattatacgcTTTCTATGCGTTTCCGCTTcctaattttgtaaaaaaaatcgCTTCCACGCTTATAAACGTTTCCGCTTCATGTAGAAAAACCGATTCCATGTAACATAGTGTGACAGTTGGAAAAATAATTGGGggtaaaaatatttcaaattaaagAGTCAGGCATCTTCTCCAACTTCATGTAGCCACTGGGATGGTTTGCATAATTATGttacaaaattataataaagAATCAAGCAATTTATAATTAAGTGACTATCTAATTGCCCTACATTTTTCCTATTCCCCTTGAATTATATGTATTATTGCCGAGGTATTACCTCTGGAAGCAAACGGGAAAACctgtcaaataaaaaattaaaattaaacccaACTTTTGGGTAAAACAAGCATCGTGGATTTTCGAGAATCACACCCTTTCTACACGTACATTTTAATCGGTAAAAGAGTAGGCAGTTGAATAGTTTCACATCAGAGCCTTGCCTCTTCTTTTCCTCTACTTCTCTCCGGCAAGAGTTTCCGTAAGCGAAGTCATTTTGGGCGAGGGAGCGTCTGTTGCGGTGAAGTAAGTAGTTGTCGAAATCACAAGAAGACCCAAGGAAGTGGCGGTTAGATTTCCGGCCTCAGTAATCGATTCGACTTGATATCTCGATTTCCAACCCCGTAGCCATATCGTAAGTTTCTTTTTGGTTTAGAGTTAAAACTTTTCTCGGTCCGTCGTACTCATCTGTATATTGCGAAGGGGATAGTGATTTTGGAATGAAAAGTCTATTTTGCGATAGTTTTGTGTGAAATGAAATATCTTATGGAACATATGCTATTTGAAATGGAAAATCTTAGCTTTAGAGACTGGTTACGTTCCATTCCATTCTTCTGCTATTTCTGAAGAATCATATCAGAACTAATATACTATTTGCTTTCCATTCTATCTGAACATCTGTTCcgttccatatatataaattatatattatatcagaTAGTACAATTCTAATTGCATATGTTACTTCTTTACTCGCATAGGCTATTTGGGATTGACACAACTAAACATTTAACCTAAGcataaaataattcatatacTAGTAAACTATCTCATATGCTGTCATTTCCTTCCAACTTGTAAACTAACGTGTgtcttcattttcattttgttcTTCAGGTTTTTGATGGATGAGTTGGAAGGATAGTACTAtttctatactattttatgAAATGGAACATATTGTCTTTCCTTCAAATTTGGTAAATGGAATAGCTTTGTAAATGTGAATTGATGTATAAATATGTGGATCTAGATCTATTTGTATctgaaatatacatatattataacaaaatagTACAATACTGATCGCATGGTATGGAACCCCTGTATGGATAGATTTACCAGAAGTTTATGTGTCTCGGCTTGTACTATTTTGTGGATAGATTTACCAGAAGTTTATGTGTCTCGGCTTGTACTATTTTGTGGATAGATTTACCAGAAGTTTATTCAATGGATAGATTTACCAGAAGTTTATGGTATGGAACCCCTGTATGGATAGATTTACCAGAAGTTTATGTGTCTCGGCTTGtattgaatagttttttttattccaTTTATAGGTCATTCCATATGAGTGAATTTATAAATGGAAAAGATTTCATTCAACATATTTAATGAAATCATCCATGGAGATATGTAAACATGGAATATAGTACTCTTATAAGCATATTCTGGATGTTGTTGGCCGATGGTATATTGATAGTCATGTAAACACATTTACCTTTTTCGGTGTCTCAGATTTTTAATGGAAGATTTAGGAATGCCAAGTCAATTGTTCAaaactcactacaagaaaaaaatgcTTTTATTAGCAGACAAAAAACGCTATCTAACGATACGATAGCGGTTTATGATGCGTTGTATCATCGTCCGTCATAGTACGTCAAGCACTTTAGATAGCACTTTTTTGCACTGCTATTTTTATGTACGATAACGTTTTTCGGTatgcaattaaatattttttaatagcgTTGTATCATCGCCCGACATAGTAGGTCAAGCACTTTAGATAGCACTTTTTTGTACGGCTATCTTTATGTACGATAACTTTTTTGGTTggcaattaaatatttttttaatagcgtttcattttttgttattatttatattattaaaaatatatatatatatatatatatacatatatataaaatttggaaAATTATATATCGAAATTGCAATTCAtatattaaattgatttataaattaaaattaatttattaattaaaattgaattacaaaaaatctaaacccaaattaaaaaaagaaactaaacccaaattaaaaaagaaactaaaccaaaaaaaacctAGATCTAGACTTCCCAGCCGCATCATATTGTCTTCTCCGTCAAAGCCGCAAGGTGAGcagcggcagcggcagcgtcgGAGAGAATGAGCGGAGACGCAGGAGGGAGAAGCTCGGGATCTGCCAACActgtcttcctcttcctcttcctcttcatcttcctctgtCTTCTCCGTCTCAGCGGAGAGAAGCTCGGGCCACCGCCGTCAGCCTTTTCCTCTGTCTCCTCTGGTGGTCCGCCTTGCCACTAGCGCTGCTACACGTTCTCCTCCATCTTCCACCTTGCCACCTGCGCTGCTCCGCCATCTCTGAATCTCTTGAAGAGAAAGGATCTAGAGAGAATGGATCTTTTTCTTTGGAAGAGAAAGGATCTGGAGAGATTGGATCTGCAGGGGAAGCGTTAGCAGCGCACAGATGCTGATAACATCGGAAAGGTTGGTTTGTGTGGCTGTCTAGGGTTCTTTGCGACCCTTGGTACGCTGTTGTGAATGACAAAGCTACGGGGAGGATGAACCAGAGAGAATAAGACTGGAGTGGAGTGGAGACTTGACTTTCTAGGGAAGGAGAAGACTCTGTTAATCGTAAGAAaagagttgataaaaaaaaagtatcgtAAGAGAGAAGTTTGATCTTAGGCCACAAGATCAAAAACAATCGATGGCCACAAATTGTAATCCTTATTTTGATAGTTTGACCAACAAGGAGGAAGGACGAGGATTGACTAAAATTGATTTGTAACCATTATATTAAAAGCAATCAATGATTGAAaattaatcaatcaaaaactatttttatttaatagttattttaggaattataattttatctttatctaatttatttatataaaactaaataatcaTATACATTTATAAAGTTAATGATATATAACATTAACAAAGCgactatatttcattttatatttaaaattcataaaaatgcATTTTATAAAGTacatatgtaaataaatttaatatttatatatatttagtgtaaagtacatatgtaaataaatttaatatttttatgatttataatttAAGATTCGATGcattaattttgaaaagttttaatttaaagtcTAAATTTAAAGTTTGGAATTTAGAATAAGGGTTTAAAATATAGGGTTTGAGGGTTAGAGTTTTGTGGGTATTGAATTTAAGATTTGAGATCAGTTTTTGAAAAAGATTAATTTTTGAGTTGATATTTTAAATTCGAAGTTAAATTTAAGTTTTggtgttaaaatattttagttcatatttgtatttagagtttagggtttaaaaacttgtttagggtttagagatttaAAAAGGCAAACATAacgttttgttttattttgctaTTAAACCATAAGCTATCATAACGTTTCATTATGTTTTGCTATTAAACCATAAGCTATTATAGTGTTTCTATTATATCACTCTATAGCGTTTCCGAATATACAAATGCTATATTAAAACTAAAGGTATGTCAACCATAGCACAATCGAAAAAATGTTATGCTGTCCTGCTATTAAAACACAAATTTCTTGTAGTGACTGGATTTGAACTAGCTCGCCGGAAAAGGGTAAATAACTATTTCAACCTTGTTGAATTGAGCTGATCAAGACTGACTAGAGGACGACCATTTGGAATTGTAGAAGCATTACGGGGAAGTATTGCGATGGGGTCCCATACATTCTCTGTAATATTTCATTACATTATATTCCGGCAGTTAGTAACTGTAAATTTTAGGCAATATACTATTTGGTAATTTGAGACTTATGTAATACAGTATAGTATTTGTACATTATTTGATAATTTCAGTAAATTGTTACTATACgattttacatatttatgtgtatatatatatatatatatatatattatgttactaTACTATTTTATCACGTTTCATTCCATTTGATGATTACTAAAAAGTGCTCTATTTTGTTTGGAAATatagtttgtaattttcttaagtTTTAACTATCAGTACATGTTTTTGAACCTGTAAAATCGTACTATGATCTACattgtatagtttaatatttacataattaatttaatattacataatattatgtactttttatattttgatatttgagtttatggtttatatttgggttagggtttaatgattcaaatttagggtttagtatttagaaggtgagAGGGTCTGGTTtgacatttcataatttcatcaatatgtactatgttatttattttgtttcattctatttgagtttatgatttatatttaggtttatgatttatatttgggttagggtttactgattagagtttagggtttagtatttagaaggtgaaGAGTATGGTTGAGGTCAACATCAACTTCTTCCATGCAATCAtaaacatttcataatttcaacaatatgtattatgttatttattttgttacattctatttgggtttatggtttacgaGTAACAACATATGATTTGCTACGAGGATACAAGagggtttatattttttgttgtatcATTGTTATAAATCGGTTAATTTTTAGGGGTTTGGGTATAGTAAGTTGAAGGTGTGAGCAGCTTTAATATGTAGGTTTCTCCGGTAAGATTGGTTTATCATATATTGTATGGAATAGACCATATGCAACCtttcaaatcaaataaatgTGCATTcatgagtttaatatataaaaaaaattatagattttattagatttatattttcctgactagggtttagatttactaaaGTAGGGGTTTGGATATATTATTTAGCGGTTGTGGTAATTAAGTGAAAAGTGTATGTCTTATCCTCTGATGAGAGtacatccaaaaatatataagtaactGTTTGAATCCCAATATTATCtaatttcttatttatataGAGAACTCACAAACATATTTTATCGTATACCATACTATTTAGACGTTTACTATCTTATATAGTATGTTGACGTGGACTTTATTTAATCACGTGATTGTCTGTAACTCTCGTCCACGGTTATAATCAAAGACGTCATTCACTCTTTCCATTTTAACCGACTACTTGCAAAAGCCAAGGGTATAAACCGGTTCAATAAGAAAGTAAATGTTATAAGCTGTAGTTATGTCAACATCAGTGTCATTCACTTAATTTCCCTTATGAATTTGGTAGTTTGGCAAATTAACCCAAAAAAGAATGAAACAAATGGAAAGCCAATGTTATATAAcacatatctaaaatataatttgctCACGCTATACTGGAATGTAACTACTGTCAAGGCtgaattagaataaaaaaattcatcCCTTCATAAAAGAAAATTGTCCAAACTATAATGTCTGAATATATTTCAAAAGCATCCTCAGCACCCACGGCATCTCGTTATCGGCTCATGCCAGATACCCATACTATGACCATTAATTTGTTCATCATCAGTTCATCACCCCTCCTTACTCTCTCATTTCCTCTTCTTATCCTCCTCCTCTGATCAGCTCAGCTCGTGAGATTTACTCGGAAGCAAAACCTAAGATGTTCCATAGGGTTTCTAGAAACCTTCGCTTCCGGCGCAAGAAAGGAAAAGCTGCAAAAGCTAGGACCAACCCGGGTCTTGTAGTCATCTCACGTTTCGGTGTTGCTGGATTCGTTAACAGTAACGTCGCTATTGAGTAGTTCGTGTGTTTCGGTGTCGGAGAGAAACAACGATCGCTAGAAGCTTTGAGAGAGATACAGAAACTGAGacgaagaaaataaaaattagtgttttatttatttatttaggttTAATAAATTTGAATGGGTAAACACATGCGTGGGTCCGAAGCTAAACACTAATGGATTCATTTGAAGACGCAGTAGCTGTTCATGTTGGAGAGCTCTTCGATAGGATTATACAGAGGTCATTACACTCAGAGAAAATCTGCTGAACTTACGAGAACTTAAGCCTCAGAATTTCTTGTTTTTATGAAGAAGCAACACTCAAGACTATTATTGACTTTGGTCTCTCTGTCTTCTTTAAACCAGGTATTAAACACATgttcttttgttgttttaacTCCATCTTCATGTTCTCATTTCTTCCCATAACATGAGAAACATTCACTGATGTTGTTGGGAGACCTTACTGTGTAGCTCCAGAGGTTTTACAAAAACATTATAGTCATGCATGTTATGCATAGAGTGCTGGAGTTATTATATCCAACTTACTAAGTGGCGTCCCTACGTTGTGGGATGGTAAGAGAGAAACAGTTTGTGTCATGTTTTCAAATGGTTAAGAGACTGATTGAATTGTGGACAATGAGGACCATGCAAGTTACAATCTCCTCTTGCTTACTTGGAAGCACGAGTGAGTCCATTCATATTCAAGTTTTGAAATCCATAAACGAAGCTAAGAGATGAGAGAGCTTGTGGACAaactttttttccttctttcaaAGAGTTGTCATATCTAATAAAGAGAAATCTTCGACTACAACCAACTAAAACCGGATCTCTAAGTATTCCCTGCACACATTTTAGAGAAACTACACGTTAGCCAAAACCGTTGTCAAGGAGATGAAAAGGTTAAGAGGTAAGATTCAGCCACAACTACTTCATGAAACAATAAAACCTACATGATGACAAGGTAAGTTTATTATAGCACTTTTACTGTAATGCGTGAAAGGTTTGGATATACAACCTACATGCATACAGATTACTATGCTCTTTCATTTGGTATAAACAAGCCGGTGTGATAGATAGAGGAATTACCTGATCATTTTGGCGTTGTTCTTTATCTCTAGAGACTTCACTTGCAACTTCTTTCACCAGCTCTGTGCAATCAAGATGATGAAGGCAggtaagaaacaaaaagaaaaaaaaatacaaaaaagctGTAACATTTGTCAAAATCATACCGGCATATCTTCATTCGGAACACCCCCAGCAGCTGCATCTCTATTAGATCCATCTCCGCTCTTTCCTGACCCCTTGTTATCTCCCTGTCATGATTCCATAACAAAATATAAGACACCAATGGATAACTCTGAATCGGAATTTCTCTTGGAGGTggtaaaaactaaatttaaaaagttGAAACGGCACATGGGATTTATTTACCTCCAACTGCACCAGCAGGATTGTTTCAGCAACCATACACATGGAAATGAAAAGACTGAATCAGTCTCCGGTAGCAAAAGCTTAAAACTCGAAAGAGAGTAAATAACATGTCTATAGTTCTTCACAAGTTTTCGACAAGCAGAAATGCATCATGAGAGTTGATCTAAATTTATCTTTCTTGCTATAAGAACTACAGAGAACATATAGAAGAAATAGCTAGATTTATCTCATGGCGAGTTCCAAACAACAATAACTAATGTGGTTTGAATTATGTAAAAGTGTGTGTAAAAAGGAGAGGGTTAAGAAGTCGAAATGTAACTTACCTCCCTGTACCTCGCAAGGTATACCTTCAAGGGTTCTAGGTAATCCTCAAACCCCAACGTTGCCATTGCCCACAGCAAATCCTCACCATTCACAGTTTTCCTCTTCTCTTTCTGGCACTTATCACTTGCCCTGATTaccagaaaaaaagaaacaaatattaactCCACGCTCTACTAATCAAACATAAGAATATAAGATCAGATAAATATCCCAAATGACAGTCTCTGgacctaaaaaaaaattcagatagTTTCATATTTCCACAGATTGTATAACTTTATATCTCCATCCCTTACAAATTCTCAAAGATTATATAACTTTACATCTCCAAGAATAAAGTCCCAACACTTTGATTGATAGAACTCAAATAAAGTTAAAGACTTTACTAAGGTAAaactcagagagagagagagattgataaAGAAGAAACAACACATACTCGCTggtgatgaagctgatgaactCAGAGACGCATTCCTGAACAGTGTCTTTCGCATCTTTCCCGATCTTGCCGTTTGGAGGCAACGCCTTCTTCATGATCCTGCTTATATTAGCTATAGGTAGGTACCGGTCCTGCTCCCTAACCGATCCGCCGCCGCTTTCTCCGCCGTCTCCGGCCGGACTCGAAGGCGTATCCGCCATTTTACTCTGCAGTGAGAAGAAATATTCAAACATCGCTACAAATTAGGAAGCAAAATTGAAGATTCGGatagaaaccctaaaaactCGGAAATTGGGATTCGTTAGGGGCTTTAGACAATTCGCAGTGACTTTAAGACAAGATTGTCTTCACACGATTTCTTGTAATGGATGTTCTTGtggatttaactttttttattacaagGATGTTATTCACTTGTGTTTTTTAGCTTATGTCCCAGACAAGCATTAAACCGGTAATAGCAAGGTGATTAAGAATACTTAACGAACATTACTTTTATTTCTCtctttattattaatgtaatgGCTACGGGCCTATGGGAGCCCAATTATCATAAACAAAGGCCCAATATTCGATGATTAGCTTGCTGTGCGGGTTTGAATAACCGCCTCTGCACACCGCCTCCTAGTTTTGTATATAAGTACTACTCGTTCCCGCTGATTAAGATAAAAAGAGAAGCGACTCAACCGAAGAATGGTTATTAGGGGTTTTCGTAACTCGATTAGCCTCACTAAAGTTGTTTGGATTTGAAAACCCTAGCTATGTCGAGCAACAACGATGCTACGTCATCTCCTCCGTTCCACTGTTTGGATTTTAAAACCCTAGCCATATCGAGCAACAACGATGCTACGTCATCATCTCTTCAAAACTATGGCGAAATATTCACCAGTCAAAATAAATGGTTTGTTGACGATACCAATGTCTATCATGTCACAGTTAACAATTTGTTCGAGGGAAATTTAACAACTACGCCGACCAATGGtgcagtttttattttaaatccaaGAACTGGACATCTGTTCCTCAAGGTTATCCACGCAAGTGTTTGGGCCGGTCAGAAGCTCCTCGGCCAGGTGGCGAACCGGATAACTGCTGAAGAGGTTGCTGCACTTGTGAGGACTCTCCCCGTTGAAGAAGAGCCGAAACAAATCATTGTTACTCGTAACAGAATGTTGGATCAACTTGAGGATCACTTGCTGGATTTCCCAAACATTGTTATCAAAGGAAGCGAGTTTCAGCTTCCGTTCCACGCTTGTCTTAAGATTGAGAAACTTGGTGATGTGGTTTCGAAGGCGACGGAATCGCAGATGGTTTTGTTCAATGTCTATGATGATTGGCTGGAGAGTGTTTCTCCGTATACCGCCTTTTCGAGACTCGTTCTGATCCTACGTGCGCTTCATGTGGATAACGACAAGGCTAAGATGTTGTTGAAGCCAGACGAGTCTGTTGTCACTGAGCCGCATCACATCTGGCCCTCACTCACTGATTTTGAATGGATGACGGTGGAGGTAGCGCTAAGAGATCTCATCCTTTCTGAGTACGCAAAGAAGAACAACGTGAACGCATGGGATCTGACGCTGTCGGAGATCAGAGATATTATTCTAGGATATGATACAACTGGAGTTTACTAGTCTCAGCACCAACAAGTATTTAAATTTGGTTTTTCTCTTTCTATATGaattaagagtttttttttttttaattatgaattaaGAGTTATAGTTAGCTTGCTTGCTTTTTCTGTAGTTTTATATGACCCAAACTTTGATTTCTCTACAATGCACTTCTTGTTAGGAAATACGCGGTCAAATTTTGCGGAAAGCCAGAATTTATGGGAGCGGGAAAGAAGCACACACACcaaattgttaacggagttcggccaatgatgcctacgtctccggacctgctacagatcttttattattaaCCAGGGAATTTTTACAAGCTCACAACTCACACcccgatcccaaatacactcagtaatttcttaaagaagattttttgtgagaaaaaaaagtttttttttttttttttttctttcttcctttttcttctcctctcctctctcgttctttctctctgttttcttgttttgggaTGATTTTCCTCTTCACCTCAGCTCTCCTTTTATAAGCATGAAGAAGGTGTTTGGTGGCTCACAATCTTTGACAAAACCAACGTCAACAATTTCAGCTCACCGTCCATGCCGTCACCGTCCATGCCGACCAACACGTAAAACGTGTTTTaacaatctcccacttgaagACTGATTTCAATCTGTCTTCACACCTTGATCAATGTAGCAGGTATTCCCAGCTTGTTACTCCAACAAGCCAACTGAGGTTGCACACAACCTCAGCTTATCATACGGCACGACCTTCGTCAGCATGTCTGCCGGATTCTTGCTTCCTGGGATCTTCTCAAGCaccaacatttcatcttctaacGCGGATCTGATGAAATGATATCGACGATGTATGTGCTTCGTCCGAGCATGGTAAACCGGATTCTTTGCCAAATCAATGGCACTTTTACTGTCACAGTACAACACACCTTTCCCTTGGTCATGGCCTAGCTCTTCTAGAAAAGACTGTAGCCATATCATCTCTTTTGTTGCTTCCGTTACCGCAACATACTCAGCTTCACAGCTTGATAGAGATACAATTTTCTGCAACTTTGAAACCCAACAAATTGCAGTACCGCCAAAGGTGTAGACATACCCGGTTGTGCTCTTCGTGCTGTCAACGTCACCTCCATTGTCAGCATCAACATATCCCTGCAATCCCGTCTTAGACTTCGTGAAACGTAGCGATAAACTTGGatttccttttagatatctgaAAATCCACTTAACGGCTTCCCAATGTTCCTTCCCTGGATTGCTCATAAATCTGCTAACGACTCCCACTGCATGTGCAATGTCTGGCCTTGTACATATCATCGCGTACATCAGGCTTCCTatagcagaagcatatggaactTTATCCATACATGCCATCTCGTCTTCCGTCTTTGGAGACTGTTCTCTGGATAACCGAAAGTGACTTGCCAGGGGAGTACTAACTGGCTTCGCGTCATCCATGTTAAACCTCTTGAGGACTTTCTTCACATACTCCTCTTGTGATAGCTTAAGACCTTCCTTGCTTCTACTGATTCTCATCCCTAGAATCTGTCTTGCTTCTCCAAGGTCTTTCATCGCAAACTCTTCTGAGAGTTTCGTCTTCAAGCTATTGATCTCGTGCAAGTCTGCTCCTACTATCAgcatgtcatcgacatataggagcaatatcaagtaggactcttcaagCGTCTTGAAGTAACAACAGTGGTCAGCTTCACACCTCAAGAAACCAACGCCTTTAATAAAGCTGTCGAACCGTTTATACCACTGtcttggagcttgttttaagccgTACAAACTCCTTTTTAGCTTGCAAACAAGGCTTTCCTTCCCTTTGATCTCAAAGCCTTCGGGTTGCTTCATATAAATTTCCTCATCCAAATCACC
Protein-coding regions in this window:
- the LOC106407353 gene encoding nuclear transcription factor Y subunit B-1 isoform X1; translation: MADTPSSPAGDGGESGGGSVREQDRYLPIANISRIMKKALPPNGKIGKDAKDTVQECVSEFISFITSEASDKCQKEKRKTVNGEDLLWAMATLGFEDYLEPLKVYLARYRELEGDNKGSGKSGDGSNRDAAAGGVPNEDMPSW
- the LOC106407353 gene encoding nuclear transcription factor Y subunit B-1 isoform X2, whose product is MADTPSSPAGDGGESGGGSVREQDRYLPIANISRIMKKALPPNGKIGKDAKDTVQECVSEFISFITSEASDKCQKEKRKTVNGEDLLWAMATLGFEDYLEPLKVYLARYREGDNKGSGKSGDGSNRDAAAGGVPNEDMPSW
- the LOC106408685 gene encoding pre-mRNA-processing-splicing factor 8A-like — its product is MSSNNDATSSPPFHCLDFKTLAISSNNDATSSSLQNYGEIFTSQNKWFVDDTNVYHVTVNNLFEGNLTTTPTNGAVFILNPRTGHLFLKVIHASVWAGQKLLGQVANRITAEEVAALVRTLPVEEEPKQIIVTRNRMLDQLEDHLLDFPNIVIKGSEFQLPFHACLKIEKLGDVVSKATESQMVLFNVYDDWLESVSPYTAFSRLVLILRALHVDNDKAKMLLKPDESVVTEPHHIWPSLTDFEWMTVEVALRDLILSEYAKKNNVNAWDLTLSEIRDIILGYDTTGVY